From Sporosarcina sp. Te-1, the proteins below share one genomic window:
- a CDS encoding TRM11 family methyltransferase, with protein MKPGKQEFIYTYIRHLDEHDLCRLEMRSFFGTHSESNVLKSNIGIDPSRSPFMKERLEVLWSDKSWEGFLTKAGDFVSPSTFKVTCLNTMDMEGMKKIPHPDRRKLERQVGESIQGEADLLEPAIEYGLIQLHGKWYGGLLERSLPIWKGHEQKPHMYSTALSTRLARAVANIAIPHPAGIRAIDPCCGIGTVLVEARSMGINIVGRDINPLVCKGSRKNLAYFGLSGEVVKGPIAEVSDTYDVAIIDMPYNLFTHITSEGQQSILTEARRITDKLVVVTIEPMDHMIKNAGFTIVDRCIAKKGTFERQIVVCE; from the coding sequence TTGAAGCCTGGTAAACAGGAGTTCATCTACACATACATTCGTCACTTGGATGAACATGATCTCTGCCGGCTGGAAATGCGGTCTTTTTTCGGAACACATAGCGAGTCGAATGTGTTAAAGAGCAATATCGGCATCGATCCGAGCCGTAGCCCTTTCATGAAAGAACGGTTGGAAGTCTTATGGAGTGATAAAAGCTGGGAAGGATTTCTTACAAAAGCCGGAGATTTCGTCTCCCCTTCCACCTTTAAAGTGACCTGTCTAAATACGATGGATATGGAAGGTATGAAGAAAATCCCTCATCCAGACAGGCGCAAGCTGGAACGCCAAGTAGGCGAATCCATCCAAGGAGAAGCCGATTTATTGGAGCCGGCAATTGAATATGGTTTGATTCAATTGCACGGGAAATGGTATGGGGGCTTGCTGGAACGAAGTTTGCCGATTTGGAAGGGGCATGAACAGAAGCCTCATATGTATTCAACTGCGCTCAGCACCCGTCTTGCGCGGGCAGTGGCCAACATTGCCATACCACATCCAGCAGGCATTCGTGCCATCGATCCTTGCTGCGGCATCGGCACAGTCCTCGTGGAAGCCCGTTCAATGGGAATTAACATTGTAGGACGGGATATTAATCCTCTTGTTTGTAAAGGGTCCAGAAAAAATTTAGCGTACTTCGGTTTGTCGGGGGAAGTGGTTAAGGGACCGATTGCAGAAGTAAGCGATACATATGACGTGGCGATCATCGATATGCCGTACAATTTGTTTACGCATATTACCTCAGAGGGACAGCAATCGATTCTTACGGAAGCCCGCAGGATTACCGATAAGCTGGTTGTGGTGACCATCGAGCCGATGGACCATATGATTAAAAACGCCGGGTTTACGATTGTGGACAGGTGCATCGCCAAAAAAGGCACATTCGAACGGCAAATCGTTGTTTGCGAATGA
- a CDS encoding M17 family metallopeptidase, giving the protein MAVTILFENDKRIAEKEARKQYVARQKGAHCSLLIDDEQYVVLKDVKEKDISLEKVRSIAGDIARDLATQKVEKALVGDETIAEAFGKLDIEKTVTAFVEGWELGSYHFHSYKSEADDRKTELEVEGSTDAVQVGQIRAAAMAFSRDLMNEVSNVLNPETYPEVLKEKFAGTPAEVNVYGKEQLEQMEMNGVLTVCRGSKYSPSFVEIVYKGDASKPLVALVGKGVTFDTGGISLKSGKDLSDMRMDMGGSAAVAGAMQLLVQSKAQVNVVALIPIVENAPDNTAVYPGEVIRYKNGKTVQVGNTDAEGRLILADALIRAGELEAEYIVDIATLTGAIINALGTGLGGVFGDEELSHVMKKVGDENGDFVWPMPLVDAYDKTLASDYADMNNISSLNFAGSITAGLFLRRFVPENSKWLHVDMAGMMNHSSASGYYAKSATGYGARLLADYTMKISE; this is encoded by the coding sequence ATGGCAGTGACCATCCTATTTGAGAATGACAAACGGATAGCGGAGAAGGAAGCACGCAAGCAATATGTCGCCAGGCAAAAAGGGGCGCATTGTTCGTTGTTGATTGATGACGAGCAATATGTTGTCCTAAAAGATGTAAAGGAAAAGGACATATCACTTGAGAAAGTCCGTTCGATTGCGGGGGACATCGCTCGTGATCTGGCAACTCAAAAGGTAGAGAAAGCGTTAGTAGGGGACGAAACAATTGCTGAGGCTTTCGGGAAATTGGATATAGAAAAAACGGTGACTGCTTTTGTGGAAGGATGGGAACTCGGCTCCTACCATTTCCATTCGTATAAGTCGGAAGCGGATGATAGAAAGACAGAGCTTGAAGTTGAAGGCTCCACGGATGCTGTGCAAGTCGGACAGATTCGTGCAGCGGCAATGGCCTTCTCCCGAGATTTGATGAATGAAGTGTCCAATGTATTGAACCCTGAAACATATCCAGAGGTGTTGAAGGAGAAATTTGCAGGTACACCTGCTGAAGTAAACGTATATGGCAAGGAGCAGCTGGAACAGATGGAAATGAACGGCGTGTTGACGGTTTGCCGCGGTTCCAAGTACAGCCCTTCCTTTGTCGAGATTGTGTATAAAGGGGATGCATCCAAGCCATTGGTGGCGTTAGTCGGAAAAGGCGTCACGTTCGATACAGGCGGCATAAGCTTGAAAAGCGGCAAGGATTTAAGCGATATGCGGATGGATATGGGAGGTTCGGCGGCTGTAGCGGGTGCGATGCAGCTGCTCGTGCAATCCAAGGCGCAAGTAAATGTCGTGGCACTCATTCCAATCGTCGAGAATGCTCCGGATAATACGGCAGTCTATCCTGGTGAAGTGATCCGTTATAAAAACGGCAAAACAGTACAGGTGGGGAATACAGATGCGGAAGGCCGCCTCATCTTGGCGGATGCATTGATTCGGGCAGGCGAATTGGAGGCTGAGTACATCGTCGATATTGCCACGTTGACAGGTGCGATCATCAATGCGCTCGGAACAGGACTGGGCGGTGTATTCGGAGACGAGGAATTGTCTCATGTCATGAAAAAAGTCGGCGATGAAAATGGTGACTTCGTATGGCCGATGCCACTCGTCGATGCTTATGACAAAACATTAGCAAGCGACTATGCGGATATGAACAACATCAGCTCATTGAATTTTGCAGGCTCAATTACAGCAGGGTTATTCCTGCGCCGATTCGTGCCGGAAAACAGCAAGTGGCTTCACGTTGATATGGCAGGCATGATGAATCATTCATCCGCGTCGGGCTACTATGCAAAATCCGCTACAGGCTACGGTGCGAGATTACTGGCGGATTATACAATGAAAATTTCAGAATAA
- a CDS encoding PadR family transcriptional regulator → MNIQFKKGVLNLCVLVLLDKQDRYGYELVQKISDQIAISEGSVYPLLRRLTKEGYFSTYLKESNEGPPRKYYQLTETGRAYLHEQLEEWRAFTNGVNTLIEEGVQND, encoded by the coding sequence GTGAATATCCAATTTAAAAAAGGGGTTTTGAATCTATGTGTTCTCGTCCTGTTGGATAAGCAGGATCGCTACGGATACGAACTCGTTCAAAAAATATCCGATCAGATTGCCATCTCAGAAGGCTCGGTCTATCCCCTGCTGCGCCGACTGACAAAGGAAGGCTATTTTTCAACCTACCTGAAAGAATCCAATGAAGGGCCGCCTCGGAAGTATTATCAATTAACAGAGACGGGACGGGCCTATCTGCATGAACAATTGGAAGAATGGCGGGCTTTCACGAATGGCGTCAATACATTGATTGAGGAAGGTGTTCAAAATGACTGA
- a CDS encoding DUF4097 family beta strand repeat-containing protein translates to MTEGQFIAELERELERLPLDERNDILQDIREFFLHGRTDGKSDDEIAASLGSPSKIAAELLASYPFSEQTIVETNDTDQVITIPNDEYVNVDIQVQHGSLTLLPSANSVTTVELSGANERLELEAEVIGDTLVVKLRQKFHWSFLFNFNVKAVALRVFIPKRLYQSIAMKTDNGRIQTEKMLCKSMTAQTDNGRVVVSEVATSVLHAESDNGRIEIEKVQTDQLKAKTDNGRVSMRNVDAETIYAESDNGRIELEDVTGELTATTDNGRIILNSEDINRNIDFQTDNGSIEIHSRNTPTDVTIYAKTGHGRIDVYGEKNKKTVFGAGYHSIKLKTDNGRITVR, encoded by the coding sequence ATGACTGAAGGACAATTTATTGCAGAGCTTGAACGGGAACTCGAGCGGCTTCCGCTCGATGAACGGAATGATATTTTACAGGATATCCGGGAGTTCTTTCTTCATGGAAGAACAGATGGTAAGTCGGATGATGAGATTGCCGCTTCTCTCGGCTCGCCATCAAAAATCGCAGCAGAGTTGCTCGCGTCTTATCCGTTTTCCGAACAGACGATAGTGGAAACAAATGATACGGATCAGGTTATCACCATTCCTAATGATGAGTATGTAAATGTCGATATTCAAGTGCAACACGGTTCACTTACCCTGTTGCCATCAGCGAACTCAGTGACGACAGTCGAACTGTCGGGTGCGAATGAACGGTTGGAGTTGGAGGCAGAGGTGATCGGGGACACTCTTGTCGTGAAACTTCGCCAAAAATTTCATTGGTCATTCCTCTTTAACTTTAATGTAAAGGCGGTGGCATTACGCGTGTTTATTCCAAAAAGGCTATATCAATCGATTGCAATGAAAACAGATAATGGCCGCATTCAGACAGAGAAGATGTTGTGCAAGTCCATGACAGCCCAGACGGATAACGGACGGGTGGTCGTGTCGGAAGTGGCGACGTCCGTTTTACACGCTGAATCGGACAACGGACGGATAGAAATTGAGAAGGTGCAAACCGATCAGCTGAAAGCAAAAACAGACAATGGAAGAGTGAGCATGCGTAATGTCGATGCAGAGACAATCTATGCAGAATCGGATAATGGACGGATTGAACTGGAAGATGTTACTGGAGAGTTGACAGCGACTACGGATAATGGCCGTATCATTCTGAATTCCGAAGATATCAACCGGAACATTGACTTTCAAACGGATAATGGCAGTATCGAAATCCATTCGCGCAACACACCGACAGATGTTACGATCTATGCGAAAACGGGGCATGGCCGAATTGATGTGTACGGAGAAAAAAATAAGAAAACCGTTTTTGGCGCAGGCTATCATTCCATCAAATTGAAGACGGACAATGGAAGAATTACAGTCCGATAA
- a CDS encoding YaiI/YqxD family protein — MTTIFVDGDGCPVVNETIRVAKNFKLPCVLICDTAHEMHREGAETIIVSKGADAVDFVLVNRMQKGDIVVTQDYGLAAMVLAKQGYPIDQNGRLYTNDNIDQLLYARHTAQKVRMAGGRLRGPKKRTKEQTASFVNNLRDLCRTVLPSP, encoded by the coding sequence ATGACGACAATCTTTGTGGACGGAGATGGCTGTCCCGTTGTGAATGAAACGATACGCGTAGCAAAAAACTTCAAGTTGCCTTGTGTCCTCATTTGCGACACCGCACATGAGATGCATCGGGAAGGTGCTGAGACGATCATTGTCTCCAAAGGGGCAGATGCAGTCGATTTTGTGCTAGTCAACAGAATGCAGAAAGGCGATATCGTGGTGACGCAGGATTATGGATTGGCGGCCATGGTGCTCGCGAAACAAGGCTATCCAATTGATCAGAATGGCCGACTTTATACGAATGATAACATCGATCAACTGCTCTACGCTCGACATACAGCGCAAAAAGTGCGTATGGCGGGAGGCCGGTTGCGTGGACCGAAAAAAAGAACAAAAGAACAAACCGCATCGTTCGTTAACAACTTGCGTGATTTGTGCAGAACTGTCCTTCCCTCTCCATGA